A region from the Onthophagus taurus isolate NC chromosome 8, IU_Otau_3.0, whole genome shotgun sequence genome encodes:
- the LOC111425183 gene encoding DNA-binding protein Ewg isoform X5 has product MVMMNTSNGSQSNEQIAMVVSSPAGLSGPSDDDEDNCPSSPSSYDEGADLLTAAMGDEVTAQLAAAGPVGVAAAAAIVSAKKRKRPHSFETNPSIRKRHQNRLLRKLRQTIDEFATRVGQQAIVLVATPGKPNTSYKVFGAKPLEDVIKNLRSMIMEELESALAHQAPPPVQDDPTLFELPPLIIDGIPTPVEKMTQAQLRAFIPLMLKYSTGRGKPGWGRESTRPPWWPKELPWANVRMDARSEDEKQKISWTHALRQIVINCYKYHGREDLLPAFTEEDEKANAVATANANITTQYPAVLHTITNPDGSVSIVQVDPNNPIITLPDGTTAHVQGMATIQSSQGDGTPVHTIQTISEGSGQGEVVDLNSVTEATLNTEGQIILTGEDGHVSGVITVPVSASMYQTMVANIQHLHTAGDGTVCVTPVVQVPKVEPNSGDNMETLTVAPAGLTTHSMMIQGSGNDPPQVLQVLSLKDATVLTKAMASIADVKTEETIISDQ; this is encoded by the exons ATGGTTATGATGAACACTTCCAACGGTAGTCAATCAAACGAACAGATAGCCATGGTTGTGAGTTCACCAGCAGGCCTTTCTGGCCCATCAGATGATGATGAAGACAATTGCCCATCTTCGCCAAGCTCCTATGATGAAGGAGCCGATCTTTTAACAGCCGCTATGG GAGATGAGGTAACAGCGCAACTAGCAGCAGCTGGGCCCGTTGGCGTCGCCGCAGCCGCTGCTATCGTCTCGGCGAAGAAACGGAAGCGGCCCCATTCATTTGAAACTAACCCATCGATTCGAAAGCGCCACCAGAATCGGCTCCTACGCAAACTTCGACAAACGATCGACGAATTCGCGACACGTGTTGGTCAGCAAGCGATCGTCTTGGTGGCAACTCCGGGGAAACCGAACACCAGCTATAAAGTATTCGGTGCGAAACCGCTTGAAGATGTTATCAAAAATCTCCGCTCCATGATAATGGAAGAATTGGAGAGTGCCCTCGCGCACCAAGCACCTCCCCCGGTTCAAGATGATCCCACACTCTTCGAATTGCCACCGTTGATCATCGATGGTATTCCGACTCCCGTTGAGAAGATGACACAAGCTCAATTGCGCGCTTTTATACCATTGATGTTAAAATATTCGACTGGAAGAGGAAAGCCGGGATGGGGAAGGGAATCTACGCGTCCACCGTGGTGGCCCAAAGAATTACCTTGGGCAAATGTTCGAATGGATGCTAGAAGTGAGGATGAGAAACAAAag ATATCTTGGACTCACGCCCTTCGacaaattgttattaattgcTACAAATACCACGGACGTGAAGATTTACTGCCAGCGTTTACCGAAGAGGACGAGAAAGCAAATGCCGTAGCAACGGCAAACGCAAAT ATAACGACGCAGTACCCGGCTGTGCTGCACACCATTACCAATCCGGATGGATCCGTAAGCATCGTTCAAGTCGATCCTAACAACCCGATCATTACGCTACCTGATGGTACAACAGCCCATGTGCAAGGTATGGCCACCATACAATCTTCACAAGGCGATGGCACGCCAGTGCACACAATTCAAACGATCAGTGAAGGAAGTGGTCAAGGAGAAgttgttgatttaaattcTGTTACGGAAGCAACACTTAATACTGAAGGACAAATTATTCTTACTGGTGAAGATGGACATG tgAGTGGAGTAATAACGGTACCGGTATCGGCATCGATGTATCAAACGATGGTGGCAAATATACAACATCTTCATACGGCTGGTGATGGAACGGTTTGTGTTACACCTGTAGTACAAGTACCGAAAGTTGAACCAAATAGCGGAGATAACATGGAAACGTTGACGGTAGCGCCGGCGGGTCTAACTACACATTCCATGATGATACAGGGTTCGGGTAACGACCCCCCGCAAGTATTACAGGTGCTGTCCTTAAAAGACGCAACTGTGTTGACCAAAGCAATGGCGAGCATCGCGGACGTAAAAACGGAAGAAACAATTATTAGTGACCAGTAG
- the LOC111425183 gene encoding DNA-binding protein Ewg isoform X3, translating to MVMMNTSNGSQSNEQIAMVVSSPAGLSGPSDDDEDNCPSSPSSYDEGADLLTAAMGDEVTAQLAAAGPVGVAAAAAIVSAKKRKRPHSFETNPSIRKRHQNRLLRKLRQTIDEFATRVGQQAIVLVATPGKPNTSYKVFGAKPLEDVIKNLRSMIMEELESALAHQAPPPVQDDPTLFELPPLIIDGIPTPVEKMTQAQLRAFIPLMLKYSTGRGKPGWGRESTRPPWWPKELPWANVRMDARSEDEKQKISWTHALRQIVINCYKYHGREDLLPAFTEEDEKANAVATANANVSTSVGVLKMHTSSIPTHKIQIQANGSPQIIATSPEVISGSSTQVCLDPAGYSSDVDITTQYPAVLHTITNPDGSVSIVQVDPNNPIITLPDGTTAHVQGMATIQSSQGDGTPVHTIQTISEGSGQGEVVDLNSVTEATLNTEGQIILTGEDGHVSGVITVPVSASMYQTMVANIQHLHTAGDGTVCVTPVVQVPKVEPNSGDNMETLTVAPAGLTTHSMMIQGSGNDPPQVLQVLSLKDATVLTKAMASIADVKTEETIISDQ from the exons ATGGTTATGATGAACACTTCCAACGGTAGTCAATCAAACGAACAGATAGCCATGGTTGTGAGTTCACCAGCAGGCCTTTCTGGCCCATCAGATGATGATGAAGACAATTGCCCATCTTCGCCAAGCTCCTATGATGAAGGAGCCGATCTTTTAACAGCCGCTATGG GAGATGAGGTAACAGCGCAACTAGCAGCAGCTGGGCCCGTTGGCGTCGCCGCAGCCGCTGCTATCGTCTCGGCGAAGAAACGGAAGCGGCCCCATTCATTTGAAACTAACCCATCGATTCGAAAGCGCCACCAGAATCGGCTCCTACGCAAACTTCGACAAACGATCGACGAATTCGCGACACGTGTTGGTCAGCAAGCGATCGTCTTGGTGGCAACTCCGGGGAAACCGAACACCAGCTATAAAGTATTCGGTGCGAAACCGCTTGAAGATGTTATCAAAAATCTCCGCTCCATGATAATGGAAGAATTGGAGAGTGCCCTCGCGCACCAAGCACCTCCCCCGGTTCAAGATGATCCCACACTCTTCGAATTGCCACCGTTGATCATCGATGGTATTCCGACTCCCGTTGAGAAGATGACACAAGCTCAATTGCGCGCTTTTATACCATTGATGTTAAAATATTCGACTGGAAGAGGAAAGCCGGGATGGGGAAGGGAATCTACGCGTCCACCGTGGTGGCCCAAAGAATTACCTTGGGCAAATGTTCGAATGGATGCTAGAAGTGAGGATGAGAAACAAAag ATATCTTGGACTCACGCCCTTCGacaaattgttattaattgcTACAAATACCACGGACGTGAAGATTTACTGCCAGCGTTTACCGAAGAGGACGAGAAAGCAAATGCCGTAGCAACGGCAAACGCAAATGTCAGTACCTCAGTTGGGGTGCTAAAAATGCATACGAGCTCGATACCAACTCATAAGATACAGATCCAAGCTAATGGCTCACCTCAGATCATAGCCACATCGCCCGAGGTTATATCGGGCTCTTCCACGCAGGTCTGCCTTGACCCTGCCGGATATAGTTCCGATGTGGAT ATAACGACGCAGTACCCGGCTGTGCTGCACACCATTACCAATCCGGATGGATCCGTAAGCATCGTTCAAGTCGATCCTAACAACCCGATCATTACGCTACCTGATGGTACAACAGCCCATGTGCAAGGTATGGCCACCATACAATCTTCACAAGGCGATGGCACGCCAGTGCACACAATTCAAACGATCAGTGAAGGAAGTGGTCAAGGAGAAgttgttgatttaaattcTGTTACGGAAGCAACACTTAATACTGAAGGACAAATTATTCTTACTGGTGAAGATGGACATG tgAGTGGAGTAATAACGGTACCGGTATCGGCATCGATGTATCAAACGATGGTGGCAAATATACAACATCTTCATACGGCTGGTGATGGAACGGTTTGTGTTACACCTGTAGTACAAGTACCGAAAGTTGAACCAAATAGCGGAGATAACATGGAAACGTTGACGGTAGCGCCGGCGGGTCTAACTACACATTCCATGATGATACAGGGTTCGGGTAACGACCCCCCGCAAGTATTACAGGTGCTGTCCTTAAAAGACGCAACTGTGTTGACCAAAGCAATGGCGAGCATCGCGGACGTAAAAACGGAAGAAACAATTATTAGTGACCAGTAG
- the LOC111425183 gene encoding DNA-binding protein Ewg isoform X2, whose protein sequence is MVMMNTSNGSQSNEQIAMVVSSPAGLSGPSDDDEDNCPSSPSSYDEGADLLTAAMDEVTAQLAAAGPVGVAAAAAIVSAKKRKRPHSFETNPSIRKRHQNRLLRKLRQTIDEFATRVGQQAIVLVATPGKPNTSYKVFGAKPLEDVIKNLRSMIMEELESALAHQAPPPVQDDPTLFELPPLIIDGIPTPVEKMTQAQLRAFIPLMLKYSTGRGKPGWGRESTRPPWWPKELPWANVRMDARSEDEKQKISWTHALRQIVINCYKYHGREDLLPAFTEEDEKANAVATANANVSTSVGVLKMHTSSIPTHKIQIQANGSPQIIATSPEVISGSSTQVCLDPAGYSSDVDTIPTLQITTQYPAVLHTITNPDGSVSIVQVDPNNPIITLPDGTTAHVQGMATIQSSQGDGTPVHTIQTISEGSGQGEVVDLNSVTEATLNTEGQIILTGEDGHVSGVITVPVSASMYQTMVANIQHLHTAGDGTVCVTPVVQVPKVEPNSGDNMETLTVAPAGLTTHSMMIQGSGNDPPQVLQVLSLKDATVLTKAMASIADVKTEETIISDQ, encoded by the exons ATGGTTATGATGAACACTTCCAACGGTAGTCAATCAAACGAACAGATAGCCATGGTTGTGAGTTCACCAGCAGGCCTTTCTGGCCCATCAGATGATGATGAAGACAATTGCCCATCTTCGCCAAGCTCCTATGATGAAGGAGCCGATCTTTTAACAGCCGCTATGG ATGAGGTAACAGCGCAACTAGCAGCAGCTGGGCCCGTTGGCGTCGCCGCAGCCGCTGCTATCGTCTCGGCGAAGAAACGGAAGCGGCCCCATTCATTTGAAACTAACCCATCGATTCGAAAGCGCCACCAGAATCGGCTCCTACGCAAACTTCGACAAACGATCGACGAATTCGCGACACGTGTTGGTCAGCAAGCGATCGTCTTGGTGGCAACTCCGGGGAAACCGAACACCAGCTATAAAGTATTCGGTGCGAAACCGCTTGAAGATGTTATCAAAAATCTCCGCTCCATGATAATGGAAGAATTGGAGAGTGCCCTCGCGCACCAAGCACCTCCCCCGGTTCAAGATGATCCCACACTCTTCGAATTGCCACCGTTGATCATCGATGGTATTCCGACTCCCGTTGAGAAGATGACACAAGCTCAATTGCGCGCTTTTATACCATTGATGTTAAAATATTCGACTGGAAGAGGAAAGCCGGGATGGGGAAGGGAATCTACGCGTCCACCGTGGTGGCCCAAAGAATTACCTTGGGCAAATGTTCGAATGGATGCTAGAAGTGAGGATGAGAAACAAAag ATATCTTGGACTCACGCCCTTCGacaaattgttattaattgcTACAAATACCACGGACGTGAAGATTTACTGCCAGCGTTTACCGAAGAGGACGAGAAAGCAAATGCCGTAGCAACGGCAAACGCAAATGTCAGTACCTCAGTTGGGGTGCTAAAAATGCATACGAGCTCGATACCAACTCATAAGATACAGATCCAAGCTAATGGCTCACCTCAGATCATAGCCACATCGCCCGAGGTTATATCGGGCTCTTCCACGCAGGTCTGCCTTGACCCTGCCGGATATAGTTCCGATGTGGAT ACGATTCCCACCTTGCAGATAACGACGCAGTACCCGGCTGTGCTGCACACCATTACCAATCCGGATGGATCCGTAAGCATCGTTCAAGTCGATCCTAACAACCCGATCATTACGCTACCTGATGGTACAACAGCCCATGTGCAAGGTATGGCCACCATACAATCTTCACAAGGCGATGGCACGCCAGTGCACACAATTCAAACGATCAGTGAAGGAAGTGGTCAAGGAGAAgttgttgatttaaattcTGTTACGGAAGCAACACTTAATACTGAAGGACAAATTATTCTTACTGGTGAAGATGGACATG tgAGTGGAGTAATAACGGTACCGGTATCGGCATCGATGTATCAAACGATGGTGGCAAATATACAACATCTTCATACGGCTGGTGATGGAACGGTTTGTGTTACACCTGTAGTACAAGTACCGAAAGTTGAACCAAATAGCGGAGATAACATGGAAACGTTGACGGTAGCGCCGGCGGGTCTAACTACACATTCCATGATGATACAGGGTTCGGGTAACGACCCCCCGCAAGTATTACAGGTGCTGTCCTTAAAAGACGCAACTGTGTTGACCAAAGCAATGGCGAGCATCGCGGACGTAAAAACGGAAGAAACAATTATTAGTGACCAGTAG
- the LOC111425183 gene encoding DNA-binding protein Ewg isoform X1 gives MVMMNTSNGSQSNEQIAMVVSSPAGLSGPSDDDEDNCPSSPSSYDEGADLLTAAMGDEVTAQLAAAGPVGVAAAAAIVSAKKRKRPHSFETNPSIRKRHQNRLLRKLRQTIDEFATRVGQQAIVLVATPGKPNTSYKVFGAKPLEDVIKNLRSMIMEELESALAHQAPPPVQDDPTLFELPPLIIDGIPTPVEKMTQAQLRAFIPLMLKYSTGRGKPGWGRESTRPPWWPKELPWANVRMDARSEDEKQKISWTHALRQIVINCYKYHGREDLLPAFTEEDEKANAVATANANVSTSVGVLKMHTSSIPTHKIQIQANGSPQIIATSPEVISGSSTQVCLDPAGYSSDVDTIPTLQITTQYPAVLHTITNPDGSVSIVQVDPNNPIITLPDGTTAHVQGMATIQSSQGDGTPVHTIQTISEGSGQGEVVDLNSVTEATLNTEGQIILTGEDGHVSGVITVPVSASMYQTMVANIQHLHTAGDGTVCVTPVVQVPKVEPNSGDNMETLTVAPAGLTTHSMMIQGSGNDPPQVLQVLSLKDATVLTKAMASIADVKTEETIISDQ, from the exons ATGGTTATGATGAACACTTCCAACGGTAGTCAATCAAACGAACAGATAGCCATGGTTGTGAGTTCACCAGCAGGCCTTTCTGGCCCATCAGATGATGATGAAGACAATTGCCCATCTTCGCCAAGCTCCTATGATGAAGGAGCCGATCTTTTAACAGCCGCTATGG GAGATGAGGTAACAGCGCAACTAGCAGCAGCTGGGCCCGTTGGCGTCGCCGCAGCCGCTGCTATCGTCTCGGCGAAGAAACGGAAGCGGCCCCATTCATTTGAAACTAACCCATCGATTCGAAAGCGCCACCAGAATCGGCTCCTACGCAAACTTCGACAAACGATCGACGAATTCGCGACACGTGTTGGTCAGCAAGCGATCGTCTTGGTGGCAACTCCGGGGAAACCGAACACCAGCTATAAAGTATTCGGTGCGAAACCGCTTGAAGATGTTATCAAAAATCTCCGCTCCATGATAATGGAAGAATTGGAGAGTGCCCTCGCGCACCAAGCACCTCCCCCGGTTCAAGATGATCCCACACTCTTCGAATTGCCACCGTTGATCATCGATGGTATTCCGACTCCCGTTGAGAAGATGACACAAGCTCAATTGCGCGCTTTTATACCATTGATGTTAAAATATTCGACTGGAAGAGGAAAGCCGGGATGGGGAAGGGAATCTACGCGTCCACCGTGGTGGCCCAAAGAATTACCTTGGGCAAATGTTCGAATGGATGCTAGAAGTGAGGATGAGAAACAAAag ATATCTTGGACTCACGCCCTTCGacaaattgttattaattgcTACAAATACCACGGACGTGAAGATTTACTGCCAGCGTTTACCGAAGAGGACGAGAAAGCAAATGCCGTAGCAACGGCAAACGCAAATGTCAGTACCTCAGTTGGGGTGCTAAAAATGCATACGAGCTCGATACCAACTCATAAGATACAGATCCAAGCTAATGGCTCACCTCAGATCATAGCCACATCGCCCGAGGTTATATCGGGCTCTTCCACGCAGGTCTGCCTTGACCCTGCCGGATATAGTTCCGATGTGGAT ACGATTCCCACCTTGCAGATAACGACGCAGTACCCGGCTGTGCTGCACACCATTACCAATCCGGATGGATCCGTAAGCATCGTTCAAGTCGATCCTAACAACCCGATCATTACGCTACCTGATGGTACAACAGCCCATGTGCAAGGTATGGCCACCATACAATCTTCACAAGGCGATGGCACGCCAGTGCACACAATTCAAACGATCAGTGAAGGAAGTGGTCAAGGAGAAgttgttgatttaaattcTGTTACGGAAGCAACACTTAATACTGAAGGACAAATTATTCTTACTGGTGAAGATGGACATG tgAGTGGAGTAATAACGGTACCGGTATCGGCATCGATGTATCAAACGATGGTGGCAAATATACAACATCTTCATACGGCTGGTGATGGAACGGTTTGTGTTACACCTGTAGTACAAGTACCGAAAGTTGAACCAAATAGCGGAGATAACATGGAAACGTTGACGGTAGCGCCGGCGGGTCTAACTACACATTCCATGATGATACAGGGTTCGGGTAACGACCCCCCGCAAGTATTACAGGTGCTGTCCTTAAAAGACGCAACTGTGTTGACCAAAGCAATGGCGAGCATCGCGGACGTAAAAACGGAAGAAACAATTATTAGTGACCAGTAG
- the LOC111425183 gene encoding DNA-binding protein Ewg isoform X4 codes for MVMMNTSNGSQSNEQIAMVVSSPAGLSGPSDDDEDNCPSSPSSYDEGADLLTAAMGDEVTAQLAAAGPVGVAAAAAIVSAKKRKRPHSFETNPSIRKRHQNRLLRKLRQTIDEFATRVGQQAIVLVATPGKPNTSYKVFGAKPLEDVIKNLRSMIMEELESALAHQAPPPVQDDPTLFELPPLIIDGIPTPVEKMTQAQLRAFIPLMLKYSTGRGKPGWGRESTRPPWWPKELPWANVRMDARSEDEKQKISWTHALRQIVINCYKYHGREDLLPAFTEEDEKANAVATANANTIPTLQITTQYPAVLHTITNPDGSVSIVQVDPNNPIITLPDGTTAHVQGMATIQSSQGDGTPVHTIQTISEGSGQGEVVDLNSVTEATLNTEGQIILTGEDGHVSGVITVPVSASMYQTMVANIQHLHTAGDGTVCVTPVVQVPKVEPNSGDNMETLTVAPAGLTTHSMMIQGSGNDPPQVLQVLSLKDATVLTKAMASIADVKTEETIISDQ; via the exons ATGGTTATGATGAACACTTCCAACGGTAGTCAATCAAACGAACAGATAGCCATGGTTGTGAGTTCACCAGCAGGCCTTTCTGGCCCATCAGATGATGATGAAGACAATTGCCCATCTTCGCCAAGCTCCTATGATGAAGGAGCCGATCTTTTAACAGCCGCTATGG GAGATGAGGTAACAGCGCAACTAGCAGCAGCTGGGCCCGTTGGCGTCGCCGCAGCCGCTGCTATCGTCTCGGCGAAGAAACGGAAGCGGCCCCATTCATTTGAAACTAACCCATCGATTCGAAAGCGCCACCAGAATCGGCTCCTACGCAAACTTCGACAAACGATCGACGAATTCGCGACACGTGTTGGTCAGCAAGCGATCGTCTTGGTGGCAACTCCGGGGAAACCGAACACCAGCTATAAAGTATTCGGTGCGAAACCGCTTGAAGATGTTATCAAAAATCTCCGCTCCATGATAATGGAAGAATTGGAGAGTGCCCTCGCGCACCAAGCACCTCCCCCGGTTCAAGATGATCCCACACTCTTCGAATTGCCACCGTTGATCATCGATGGTATTCCGACTCCCGTTGAGAAGATGACACAAGCTCAATTGCGCGCTTTTATACCATTGATGTTAAAATATTCGACTGGAAGAGGAAAGCCGGGATGGGGAAGGGAATCTACGCGTCCACCGTGGTGGCCCAAAGAATTACCTTGGGCAAATGTTCGAATGGATGCTAGAAGTGAGGATGAGAAACAAAag ATATCTTGGACTCACGCCCTTCGacaaattgttattaattgcTACAAATACCACGGACGTGAAGATTTACTGCCAGCGTTTACCGAAGAGGACGAGAAAGCAAATGCCGTAGCAACGGCAAACGCAAAT ACGATTCCCACCTTGCAGATAACGACGCAGTACCCGGCTGTGCTGCACACCATTACCAATCCGGATGGATCCGTAAGCATCGTTCAAGTCGATCCTAACAACCCGATCATTACGCTACCTGATGGTACAACAGCCCATGTGCAAGGTATGGCCACCATACAATCTTCACAAGGCGATGGCACGCCAGTGCACACAATTCAAACGATCAGTGAAGGAAGTGGTCAAGGAGAAgttgttgatttaaattcTGTTACGGAAGCAACACTTAATACTGAAGGACAAATTATTCTTACTGGTGAAGATGGACATG tgAGTGGAGTAATAACGGTACCGGTATCGGCATCGATGTATCAAACGATGGTGGCAAATATACAACATCTTCATACGGCTGGTGATGGAACGGTTTGTGTTACACCTGTAGTACAAGTACCGAAAGTTGAACCAAATAGCGGAGATAACATGGAAACGTTGACGGTAGCGCCGGCGGGTCTAACTACACATTCCATGATGATACAGGGTTCGGGTAACGACCCCCCGCAAGTATTACAGGTGCTGTCCTTAAAAGACGCAACTGTGTTGACCAAAGCAATGGCGAGCATCGCGGACGTAAAAACGGAAGAAACAATTATTAGTGACCAGTAG